In Nitrospira sp., a single genomic region encodes these proteins:
- a CDS encoding type II toxin-antitoxin system HipA family toxin: MPRRRTHAPLLVLLNNRRVGELSKAATGAIDFRYEPEWLAWEHALPVSLSLPLREDPYRGEAVTAAFDNLLPDSDALRRRVAERVGADGTDAYSLLAAIGRDCVGALQFIGVEDEYEGDGAIKGESVNEAAIERLLQGLAQAPLGLSRAEDFRISVAGVQEKTALLRHKGRWWKPSGTTPTTHIFKKQIGLLPNGLNLSDSVENEFYCLKLGAAFGLPVNKAEIHDYNETRALVIERFDRRWTKDGRLLRLPQEDCCQALSVPPTRKYQSEGGPGLVKILELLKGSDTPVADRATVFKAQMFFWLIGATDGHAKNFSIFLGPGGTYHLTPLYDVLTAQPSLDAGQIDRKQMKLSMSVGTNCHYRISEIRGRHFVQTGKAAGLAESVVRAVLAEIADSAEKALQKVESALPQGFPASIHASVSRGVKNRIDLLAVGAGGKK; the protein is encoded by the coding sequence ATGCCGCGCCGCCGCACCCATGCGCCTCTGCTCGTACTCCTCAATAACCGGCGGGTCGGCGAGTTGAGCAAGGCGGCCACTGGCGCGATCGATTTCCGGTATGAGCCAGAATGGCTAGCATGGGAGCATGCGCTGCCGGTTTCGTTGTCGCTGCCGTTGCGGGAAGATCCCTACAGAGGCGAAGCAGTCACGGCCGCGTTCGATAATCTGCTGCCGGATTCCGATGCGCTGCGCCGGCGCGTGGCCGAACGAGTTGGTGCAGACGGAACGGATGCGTATAGTCTTCTAGCCGCCATCGGTAGGGATTGCGTCGGGGCACTGCAATTCATCGGAGTTGAGGATGAATATGAGGGCGACGGTGCCATCAAGGGAGAATCTGTCAATGAAGCAGCCATTGAGCGGTTGCTGCAGGGGCTGGCACAGGCGCCGCTCGGCTTGAGTCGGGCCGAGGATTTCCGTATTTCGGTGGCTGGCGTGCAGGAAAAAACCGCGCTGCTTCGGCACAAGGGCCGGTGGTGGAAGCCTTCAGGCACCACGCCGACCACACATATTTTCAAGAAACAGATCGGTCTATTGCCGAACGGCCTTAACCTGTCGGACAGCGTCGAGAATGAATTCTACTGCCTGAAGCTGGGAGCGGCTTTCGGGCTGCCGGTCAACAAGGCGGAGATTCACGACTACAACGAGACCCGAGCTCTAGTCATTGAGCGGTTCGACCGGCGGTGGACAAAGGACGGGCGCCTGCTGCGCCTGCCGCAGGAGGATTGCTGCCAGGCGCTATCTGTGCCGCCGACGAGGAAATATCAAAGCGAAGGCGGGCCTGGGTTGGTGAAGATCCTGGAATTATTGAAAGGCAGTGATACTCCAGTTGCCGACCGGGCGACCGTCTTTAAAGCACAGATGTTCTTCTGGCTGATCGGCGCCACGGACGGGCATGCGAAGAACTTCAGTATTTTTCTAGGCCCGGGGGGGACATATCACCTGACGCCGCTCTACGACGTGCTGACCGCACAACCAAGTCTCGATGCGGGACAGATCGATCGGAAACAGATGAAGCTCTCCATGTCGGTTGGCACAAATTGCCACTACAGAATCAGTGAGATCCGCGGACGACATTTCGTGCAGACCGGGAAGGCGGCAGGCCTGGCGGAATCTGTTGTCCGTGCGGTGCTCGCGGAGATAGCGGATTCGGCGGAGAAGGCTCTGCAAAAAGTCGAAAGCGCATTACCCCAGGGGTTCCCCGCGTCGATCCATGCATCGGTCAGCAGGGGCGTGAAGAACCGCATTGACTTGCTTGCCGTCGGGGCTGGAGGGAAAAAATAA